Genomic segment of Oncorhynchus keta strain PuntledgeMale-10-30-2019 chromosome 12, Oket_V2, whole genome shotgun sequence:
CATGcaagaatttaatttaattttctTTCATATCTGGTAATACACAAATAAAGTGAAGTGCTGACAGACTTGTTTTTATAACCaatgcacgcacacaggcataACAGTTGGTCTAACTACTAAAGTGAAACTTTATCCTCGTGTTTCAAAAAAACATTTTGACTGGTAAAAAATCTTAGTGGTTGGTAGAAGGAAAACATAGTTTTAGGCCctatttgtaacatattgtacattttgcaaattcgtaacatattgtacaaattgcaatttgtaaaacattttatatgaattgtaatttaaatggatgatggacatccacaaatgaatacacaccatacgaaacataacatatcatacaaaaacTAGTGTCTTAGATGTACGTAGAGAAtcatacgaaatgctctgagaccttgTTGGGTATCAAGAACAAGACAAAACTCGCTGAAACGAGTCACTTACTATTCCCCACAGGGCAGTTTCTTTTCATTGTTGGTAGATATCTGGCCACCCAGACTCACAACAACTCCCGGACTTCTGTCCCATTGATGTGTGCGCATCGTTTTAGGTTACATTGTTAGCTAACCCATTTACAGGATTTCCCCAAAGAATAAGTGACCTATTATATTAGAGTCTAAATTGTTATGCATGCTTTTAAATTACTGTAATATATGTAAATGTAGCACCTATTTCCCATTACTCAGTAAAACAATCATTTTCCCCATGTTCTTAACCATATTGACTGGGTGGGTGTCAAATTAAAATTGCAAAACATTTCACAGAGCTTAGACTAACTGCTGTTGGAGTACTGGTGGAATTCCACCTCCAATTCAAAGGGAATCCTCCACGCCTAAACCGGCCTAAACTCACTCAAATGCAAAGTGTGACACGGTCACAGAAACAACCAATCAGAGCAGACGTGGGTGTCGCTGTAGTACTATAAATTGACCAGGTGAGACAGGTGGCAGGttgtgatgcacctgtactggacACAAAATAGAACAGAGTGAAAGGCAAAATTCACCTCTCAGCTCGAAGCAGAGGAACAGATAATACTGAAGAAAAGCGAGatccaaatttttttttttttaccagagccATTTATCAGACTGAAGAGACCAGCTGCCAATCCAAGGACCAGTCTGTGGGTGAGCATGACGATGTTTGTGCCACAGAGCCTCTCTCCAACTTCATGTGGGACCCAGTACCCCAGTCTGGGACAGGAGTCTCCAGAGTTCAGCCTGTACAGCGACAGCTTCTACAGCCCTCTAGCCGTGTCTAGCCTGCAGCAGGCCACCCCTCCTGCCTATGACCTGGGAGACTACACCAGCTCTTCTACCAATCCTTACCTGTGGTTCAATGGCCCAGAGCTCAACAGTGTTCCCTACATAGAGGGACCCACGGGGCCAGCTTGTGGGCCCTATGTGCCCCAACACTGCAACATGCAAAGGCCCTATCTGGGTGCTGATGGGCCGGGGGTTGTGGTAGGGGACCTGAGCTGGTTTTCCATGCCCTCTCAAGAAGAGCTGATGAAGCTAGTCAGGCCACCCTACTCCTACTCTGCCCTTATTGCCATGGCGATCCATGGGGCCCAAGAGAGACGGCTCACCCTGAGCCAGATCTACCAATATGTAGCAGACAACTTCCCCTTCTACAACAAAAGCAAGGCCGGGTGGCAGAACTCTATTCgccacaacctctccctcaatgactgctTCAAAAAGGTGCCCCGAGATGAGGATGATCCAGGTAAGAACATTTCCTTTGTTTTAAAAAATTGGTCTTAATTTCAAGGTGTTCCAAGAGAAATGTATACATTTGTAACCTTTAAAAAAATGGTGTAATGTGTCTCAGACAGATATTAACTCTTGCCCAATCCTTAACAAACATGTCTTATGTGTCTCCTTATAGGCAAGGGTAACTATTGGACCTTGGACCCCAACTGTGAGAAGAGGTTCGACAACGGCAACTTCCGTCGCAAGAGGAAGAGGAAGTCAGAATCCCTGCCTGGCGACGGGGGCTCCTCAGGTTCTGAGTCATTAGAGTCCAGCCCCAAACACCCCAACAACATGAGTGACGTGTCCAGCTCCTCTGACCGCggcccctcccccatctcctcagctccctccctctgcctgaACAGCTTCCTGTCTCAGATGGCTTAAGTGGGGACGGTATCAAACACAGTAGAGGCAGATACCCTCCACAGACCCAGGCTGTCTATAGAGGTACCCCAACGGGCCTCTCCGTCCCAGGGATACGGCTCCTACTCTCCCAACGCTACAGTGCCTCACTGGGAAGTCCATATGTCTCCTCCGCAGCACCCTaccatcccttcctcccctcccctctaccctgGGGGCTACAGGGACTCTGTCCGCTCCCTGCTCAGCAACCAGCTATACCCAGCCTTGGACACTATACTTTACCAACAGGAAGGCACAGAGGTGTAAAGCACAACTGATAGAGCCACTCTACTCCATAGGGCAGGCTGCCTTTGGGCAAACTCTCACTACAATATCTTCCTCAGCAGAGAATTAAACTTCACTGAACACATACTAAAGAGGATGATTtacaatgtttttttcccctctctcttaaTTGATTGTACGTATGTATATTGTTTGCTGTTCCATATACTGTTTTTATAATATGAACTCAACTATCTGTAAAACATTTGAGGGATTCTTGGATTCAAACATTTTTAAAGTGGGTTTTGTATGTGATGTACGTAAATGTCCTGTCATCAAGCtttttacaattttttttaaataaaaaacaacaacaataagaaattcTCACTGCTATTTTTCTGGGAGTATTTATTGCATGAAAACAGATTTAAAGAGGCAAATACAGATTATGGTCACACTTCAAAACATGATTAATTCTGAAATAACTATTTAGGATGGTACATTATATCATGCAGTTTGATCAAGATCTGATTGCCAGTGCTTTTGATTGAGATAAGACAAGTCAAGCTCGCATTACAGTCAATGATCTGAGAGACGGGGTGTGAAATGAGTGAGGCAAAGAAACCGTTAAACACTGAACGGGAGGGGAACAGGTGAGAGCCAGGGGGAAAAAAAGATATATGCAACAGAACTTGTTCCTCAAGGTTGCCCTCTGCTCCCACTTACAGCTACAGCCCCCTCTATCTCCCTTTATTTGCCCCTCTTGGGTTCAGGGTATAAGCTAATGCCTCTCACCATTAGTCAGCCATGCTTTTGGACACATAATAACCTATTTAACAGATCAATTTCATTTTAAACTATATGAACAGCACACCTAAAAGAGTTAAAAGGCTATTTGCAATTGTGTGCTATTTCCCATGTTGGtaaaaacaaaaataataataataaataacagcaagtaatgcaggtgtagaagcacggtggctagggaaaactccccagaaaggccaaaacctaggaagaaacctagagcggaaccaggctatgaggggtggccagtcctcttctggctgtgccgggtggagatcataacagaacatggccaagatgttcaaatgttcataaatgaccagcagggtcaaataataatatccACAGTAGactcattacatacagtatacggCATGTAGTTATTTGCTTGAACTATTTGCTTTCACCCCGTCACAATGTAGAAGCTGCTGACTGCAACATTAAAATGTCACACCTCTAATATTCACaagagctaaaaaaaaaaaaaacacgtcACCTCAACAGATTCCACCGAGGAGGTCAGTAAAGATGCTGAGGTCAACATCTGTAGCCCAACGCTTAGAGCCGTGGGAACTCAGCACCCCATTTCTCCCTCTGAGTAGCAGGCAGCAAAGGGGGACTAGAGAACATGCTTGAGGAACCATTCCCATGTGTATCTCCGGCATGGAAGAATCTGTGGAGAGGCACGAGAGAAACATTGAGTGAGAAATTGAAGGGAGGACTGGGGAgagtgaggagaaggagaagtgGATAATGATCCTCTCTACTACAGGCCTCAGCGCCCTCCAATCCAtcgctcctctcctcaccccacacCTCCCCTGTTACTACTCAGTCTGGAAGGTGAGTGAAGGGGAAAGAGGTTTCCCTTAACATGGAAGCATGATCACTTGTCTTTAgtggtcttggctgtgtgataGTCACAGGTATAATCATTCGCCTCTGTTCTCTACTTTGATGCTTCCTTTCCtcctgggctcctgagtggcgcagcggtctaaggcactgcatcccagtgTAGGAGGTGTCACtatagtccctggttcaaatccaggctgtatcatatctagctgtgattgggagtcccaaaatcaaatcaaatccaattttatttataGGGTGGTACACAagtgttgtctgggtttggctagggtaggctgtcattataaataaaaatgtgttcttaaccgacttccctagttaaataaaacaatttttaAAAATCCTTTCCTCTGTTAGAGAAgtgtgaatgtttttttttttggacaAATATCAGTACAGTATGTGTCTTTGTCTTATTATCCAAATGAACCCTCAGGCGTCCAATCACTCTGTCAGCGCATGACAACAGCAGCCTCATCATTACCCAGTCAAAGCTGATACGAGTGGCATGGGCCACACATCTCTAACTACAGCACCATCGCcgccaccaccaccccacccacaTTCTCCAGTGACCCCATCCTCATGTGTTTTTATTGACACAATACTATCTTGACTGGATGAAACAGCCCTCCCCTTTCAGACGTGTCATACAGAGGAGATTAATACGTGACCAGCGATCACAGTAAGGGTGCCCTGTGTTTACAGTCTTGTGCCTCTTCAACTGTTTCTGTCAGTGTTGCTTATGGG
This window contains:
- the LOC118370394 gene encoding forkhead box protein I1-ema-like; translation: MTMFVPQSLSPTSCGTQYPSLGQESPEFSLYSDSFYSPLAVSSLQQATPPAYDLGDYTSSSTNPYLWFNGPELNSVPYIEGPTGPACGPYVPQHCNMQRPYLGADGPGVVVGDLSWFSMPSQEELMKLVRPPYSYSALIAMAIHGAQERRLTLSQIYQYVADNFPFYNKSKAGWQNSIRHNLSLNDCFKKVPRDEDDPGKGNYWTLDPNCEKRFDNGNFRRKRKRKSESLPGDGGSSGSESLESSPKHPNNMSDVSSSSDRGPSPISSAPSLCLNSFLSQMA